From one Aquicella siphonis genomic stretch:
- a CDS encoding inosamine-phosphate amidinotransferase 1, with protein sequence MSLINVYNEWDPVEEILVGTPLHARMPHLDRGFQVLRQASADLFDSLTSGAIPQQIIEETEEDIQIFIETLLKLNIQVKRPDPVLFEGTFKTLDFEAEHYFSYCPRDILLAIGNTVIETPNVFRSRYFESVAYKNILMEYMTSGARWVAAPKPRLLDSLYNDTDKNQPALKNHEPVFDAANVLRAGKDLFYLVSDSGNELGWQWLQGFLGNDYRVHPCRGLYSSMHIDSTISLLRPGLALINPARVTENNLPPLLEKWDLLIAPEMIEYHYSNAGSFSSVWLGMNLLMLAPDLAVVDSHQLPLIRMLEKHGIRVIPLALRHGRTLGGGFHCITLDVRRKGKLEDYFS encoded by the coding sequence ATGTCATTAATAAATGTCTATAACGAATGGGACCCCGTAGAAGAGATTCTGGTCGGCACGCCCTTACATGCCCGCATGCCGCACCTGGACAGAGGCTTCCAGGTGCTGCGGCAAGCATCCGCAGATTTGTTTGACTCCCTGACATCGGGCGCGATTCCGCAACAAATCATTGAAGAAACAGAAGAAGACATTCAGATATTCATAGAAACCCTGCTGAAATTAAACATCCAGGTCAAAAGACCCGATCCCGTTCTGTTTGAAGGCACATTTAAAACACTGGACTTTGAAGCGGAACATTACTTCAGCTATTGTCCCCGTGATATTTTACTCGCCATAGGCAATACCGTCATTGAAACACCCAATGTTTTTCGCTCGCGCTATTTTGAATCCGTCGCCTATAAAAATATTCTGATGGAATATATGACAAGCGGCGCGCGCTGGGTTGCCGCACCCAAACCCCGGCTGCTGGATTCCCTCTATAACGATACAGATAAAAATCAACCGGCGCTAAAAAACCATGAGCCGGTCTTCGATGCCGCGAACGTCTTGCGCGCCGGAAAAGATCTCTTTTATCTGGTGTCCGACTCGGGAAATGAATTGGGATGGCAATGGCTTCAAGGGTTTCTTGGCAATGACTATCGCGTACATCCGTGCCGCGGTCTTTATTCTTCCATGCATATAGACAGCACCATCAGCCTGTTACGGCCGGGATTGGCATTAATCAATCCCGCCCGCGTCACGGAAAATAATCTGCCGCCGCTGCTTGAAAAATGGGATTTGCTGATTGCGCCTGAAATGATCGAATACCACTATTCCAACGCAGGTTCATTTTCGTCAGTCTGGCTGGGCATGAATCTGTTAATGCTGGCGCCAGATCTCGCTGTTGTTGACAGTCATCAGCTCCCTCTGATCAGGATGCTGGAAAAACACGGTATCCGTGTCATTCCGCTCGCATTACGGCATGGAAGAACGCTGGGGGGCGGTTTTCATTGCATCACACTGGATGTTCGCCGCAAGGGAAAACTGGAAGATTACTTTTCATGA
- a CDS encoding preATP grasp domain-containing protein encodes MGKILIANALDIYRDNGKLTIQEAQARQSYHLRYLWRMEARDILVVPEMPDRDYLMYFAGVQCMNSDNISIVTFEHLFSSASSVVYADREFRRRLSDKMSPGKNWHIQSCYLNRAMLDLADHLNIPVHPDMRAWAHQDGFRRANSKAFFRRAAKLHQIPIAEGTVCHTPAELAAGMRNLFDQTGLLILKQEHNGGGRGNIGVSLNFTARFQGVSESLVIHDKHSIPFVADKLWKQTATRGQKIILEVYYPNTGTFTIQICVPEAAKTPDILYEAEIRMDSTWLGVQIPAAALSADEKGILCRHAMTLAKLLQKKGYQGYLCCDAIRLRNGTILFTEINVRPGAESSAHYFAVRHLGHDYARRHTIMTRRDVKISSFDEIHRQLQHQDLLYRKGKNQGAAILFADSKHGRTMELLLAAPNPQAAAALEAKVLALLR; translated from the coding sequence ATGGGGAAAATACTGATAGCAAACGCGCTTGATATTTATCGTGATAACGGGAAGTTGACGATTCAGGAAGCACAGGCAAGACAATCCTATCATTTGCGGTATTTATGGCGCATGGAAGCTCGCGATATTCTGGTCGTGCCGGAAATGCCGGATCGAGATTATCTGATGTATTTCGCCGGCGTTCAATGCATGAACAGTGACAACATTTCTATTGTCACTTTTGAACACCTGTTTTCATCCGCTTCCAGCGTTGTCTATGCGGACAGAGAATTTCGCCGCCGGCTGAGCGACAAAATGAGCCCGGGTAAAAACTGGCATATCCAGTCTTGTTACCTCAATCGCGCCATGCTTGATCTCGCTGACCATCTGAATATTCCCGTCCATCCTGACATGCGCGCGTGGGCGCATCAGGACGGATTCAGGCGCGCGAACAGCAAGGCATTTTTCAGGCGCGCGGCGAAACTCCATCAAATCCCCATCGCGGAAGGAACCGTTTGTCATACCCCCGCTGAATTGGCCGCAGGCATGCGGAATCTGTTTGATCAAACAGGGCTGTTAATCCTGAAACAAGAACACAATGGCGGAGGACGTGGCAATATCGGCGTATCATTAAATTTCACGGCGCGATTTCAGGGAGTCAGTGAAAGCCTGGTCATCCATGACAAACACTCCATTCCTTTTGTTGCTGACAAATTATGGAAGCAAACCGCGACCCGCGGGCAAAAAATCATTCTGGAAGTGTATTATCCTAACACCGGCACGTTTACCATTCAGATTTGCGTGCCGGAAGCGGCCAAGACGCCTGATATTTTGTATGAGGCGGAAATCCGCATGGATTCAACCTGGCTGGGCGTGCAGATTCCCGCCGCGGCCTTGAGTGCGGATGAGAAAGGCATTTTGTGCCGACATGCAATGACACTCGCTAAATTGCTGCAGAAAAAAGGATATCAGGGATATTTGTGCTGCGACGCCATCCGCCTGCGCAACGGGACGATCTTATTCACAGAAATCAATGTGAGACCCGGCGCGGAAAGCAGCGCGCATTATTTTGCTGTTCGTCATCTGGGACACGATTATGCCCGTCGACATACAATCATGACGCGCAGGGATGTGAAGATTTCATCGTTTGATGAGATTCATCGGCAATTGCAGCATCAGGACTTGTTGTACAGAAAGGGAAAAAATCAAGGCGCGGCGATCTTGTTCGCGGATAGCAAACACGGTCGGACAATGGAATTGCTGCTGGCCGCGCCCAATCCGCAGGCGGCGGCAGCGCTGGAAGCAAAAGTGCTGGCTTTGCTGCGTTAA
- a CDS encoding ABC transporter ATP-binding protein — MIKLDNVTKVYHLGANTFSALKGVDFELQRGEMTAIVGVSGSGKSTLMNIIGFLDHCTTGRYFFSGQDVSHLSEEELAVIRNTKIGFVFQSFFLLARSNALQNVMLPLFYRGTPREQAREMAMHMLEKIGVAHLAHHRPNQLSGGQQQRVAIARALVGNPEVILADEPTGALDSQTGNEVMQLFTDLNDREGRTIVIITHDSDISRRCQRTVMIKDGRMI; from the coding sequence CTGATTAAGCTGGATAATGTCACGAAGGTCTATCATCTGGGCGCCAATACATTTTCCGCGCTGAAAGGCGTCGATTTTGAATTACAGCGCGGGGAAATGACCGCCATTGTCGGTGTTTCCGGATCAGGAAAATCCACGCTCATGAATATCATCGGCTTTCTTGACCATTGCACGACAGGACGATATTTCTTCTCCGGTCAGGATGTTTCTCATTTATCGGAAGAAGAACTTGCTGTGATACGCAATACAAAAATCGGGTTTGTGTTTCAGTCCTTTTTTTTGCTGGCGCGTTCCAATGCCCTGCAAAACGTCATGCTCCCGCTTTTTTACCGCGGCACGCCGCGCGAGCAGGCCAGGGAAATGGCCATGCACATGCTGGAAAAGATCGGTGTCGCTCATCTCGCTCACCACAGACCCAATCAGTTGTCAGGCGGACAGCAGCAGCGTGTCGCGATCGCCAGAGCCCTGGTCGGCAACCCGGAAGTCATACTTGCAGATGAACCCACAGGCGCCCTGGATTCGCAGACCGGAAATGAAGTCATGCAGTTATTCACGGATTTGAACGATCGGGAAGGCCGCACAATCGTGATCATTACTCACGACAGTGATATCAGCCGCCGCTGCCAGCGTACGGTCATGATAAAAGACGGGAGAATGATCTAG
- a CDS encoding efflux RND transporter periplasmic adaptor subunit yields the protein MKRYALGIIAVLFFLVLYGCSRESKSSEGRVVTIGTDAVSSSLYYTGTIQPLKTVVVPSPVDGVVVDMPFQYGEAVKEGQLLFKISSAKFLADYKTSLMQYIKTKSDFNTAQSQLKEGEFLHKNQLISDDDFKMKQSNYYAAQLALVQAKDTLESLLRQLDIKNINLYSLTIADIDKITQAMHLQMNSENLRILSPANGIILSPSKNDEDSKKTMKGDAVKQGDVLALVGDMSGVNVRIKVNELTVNQLKTGQKVKITGIAFPDYILEGEIKRVDRQGENTGGGLPVFSVEVSVLTLTADQQKYIHVGMSAKVQIDIREDPQIMIPIKALTEINGDPYVRSYNEKTGKTQEVAVKTGKTTLDAVAILSGLKTGDKIVVPD from the coding sequence ATGAAAAGATATGCGCTAGGTATCATCGCTGTTTTGTTTTTTCTGGTCTTGTACGGCTGCTCCCGCGAGTCTAAATCCTCCGAAGGGCGCGTCGTGACCATTGGAACCGATGCTGTTTCCAGTTCATTGTATTACACGGGCACGATACAGCCATTAAAAACGGTGGTGGTGCCAAGCCCTGTTGACGGAGTCGTCGTTGACATGCCGTTTCAATATGGCGAAGCAGTGAAAGAAGGGCAATTGCTGTTCAAGATATCTTCCGCGAAATTTCTCGCGGATTACAAGACCTCGCTGATGCAGTATATCAAGACGAAAAGTGATTTCAACACCGCCCAGTCACAGTTAAAGGAAGGAGAATTCCTGCATAAAAACCAGTTGATTTCGGATGATGATTTCAAGATGAAACAATCGAATTATTATGCGGCGCAACTGGCATTGGTGCAGGCGAAAGACACGCTGGAAAGTTTGCTGCGCCAGCTGGACATTAAAAATATCAATCTGTATTCGCTCACGATCGCTGATATCGATAAAATCACACAGGCCATGCATTTGCAAATGAACTCGGAAAATCTGCGCATCCTGTCTCCCGCAAACGGAATCATTTTGTCACCCTCAAAAAATGATGAAGACAGCAAAAAGACCATGAAGGGAGACGCGGTGAAACAGGGAGATGTACTGGCTCTTGTCGGCGATATGAGCGGCGTGAATGTGCGAATCAAAGTCAATGAGTTGACTGTCAATCAGCTTAAGACAGGACAAAAAGTCAAAATTACAGGCATTGCGTTTCCTGACTATATCCTGGAGGGAGAAATCAAACGGGTTGACCGGCAGGGTGAAAATACCGGCGGCGGGCTGCCCGTATTTTCTGTGGAAGTGAGCGTGCTCACACTCACAGCCGACCAGCAAAAATACATTCATGTCGGCATGAGCGCGAAAGTCCAGATTGATATACGGGAAGATCCCCAGATCATGATCCCCATCAAGGCGCTGACGGAAATAAATGGCGATCCCTATGTCCGTTCTTATAATGAGAAGACGGGAAAGACACAGGAAGTCGCCGTGAAAACGGGAAAAACGACTCTTGATGCGGTTGCGATTCTATCCGGGTTGAAAACAGGAGATAAAATTGTCGTACCTGATTAA
- a CDS encoding TolC family protein has product MRKTVFLYSSMVFVWLWSIANAIAAYPEQDSKNKGMPQLSLDDAILLAVRSNPNVQSSRLSYVAQKFSLWVQEWQFYPHYSFQASAAFSNNRISGQSSSGSHNYDVQPAVSLVTPIGTTLTLSASNPDINHYNPGISLQIMQPLIRGFGKAVVEASLNDARDSTVISRLNIEGVLRSTVTDVINAYLGVVSAEQTVVIDEDAVKRAEKSVEQTRLFIKAGHKAGNELVTVEANVASAKTQLENDKNSLAQARYALLTAIGLDPNADIRFSSLDVQSLIRKYHLPALAEAKKLTLENDIQYQTEEITLHGQKSRNLMVAEDNTRWKLDFTANVATGSGSGGGLNAGINSVFNGANQAQSVGLTLQIPIDDQQSKQAVVNAKIALKQAELALLQDKWNKETGAINSWNTVVSAERALRFAVDAQTLQEKTYQVSYQKYLHGLIDSLELQSAQLSLIQAQQASLNARINYLRALVNLDLIIGNTLRTWKINVRL; this is encoded by the coding sequence ATGAGAAAGACAGTATTCCTTTATTCCTCGATGGTGTTCGTCTGGTTATGGAGCATCGCTAACGCAATCGCAGCCTATCCGGAACAGGATTCGAAGAACAAGGGAATGCCGCAATTATCGCTGGATGACGCTATTTTACTGGCGGTTCGCAGCAATCCGAATGTGCAGTCTTCCCGTCTGAGCTATGTGGCGCAAAAATTCAGTCTCTGGGTTCAGGAATGGCAATTCTATCCGCATTATTCCTTTCAGGCTTCCGCGGCATTTTCCAATAACCGGATATCAGGCCAGTCATCCTCGGGTTCGCATAATTATGATGTGCAGCCGGCGGTCTCTCTGGTCACACCCATAGGGACGACATTGACTCTTTCTGCCAGTAACCCTGATATCAATCATTATAATCCGGGAATATCGCTGCAAATCATGCAACCTCTGATTCGAGGATTTGGCAAAGCGGTAGTGGAAGCTTCTTTGAATGATGCGCGGGATTCCACAGTCATCTCACGCCTGAACATAGAAGGCGTGCTGAGATCCACGGTGACGGATGTCATTAACGCCTATCTGGGTGTCGTGTCTGCGGAGCAGACGGTTGTGATTGATGAGGATGCCGTGAAACGCGCGGAAAAATCGGTGGAACAAACCCGATTATTCATCAAGGCGGGACATAAGGCTGGCAATGAGCTGGTGACGGTGGAAGCCAACGTCGCCAGCGCAAAGACCCAGCTGGAAAATGATAAAAACAGCCTGGCGCAAGCGCGCTATGCCTTGCTGACGGCCATTGGTCTGGACCCCAATGCCGATATCCGGTTCAGCAGCCTGGATGTGCAGAGTCTGATACGGAAATATCATCTGCCCGCACTGGCTGAAGCGAAAAAACTCACGCTGGAAAATGATATACAGTATCAAACGGAAGAGATCACTCTTCATGGACAGAAATCCCGGAATTTAATGGTCGCGGAAGATAATACTCGCTGGAAGCTTGATTTTACCGCAAACGTTGCGACAGGCAGCGGTTCGGGCGGAGGATTGAACGCGGGAATTAACAGTGTTTTTAACGGTGCCAATCAGGCGCAAAGCGTGGGATTGACTCTGCAAATCCCGATTGACGATCAACAATCCAAGCAGGCGGTGGTTAATGCCAAAATTGCCTTGAAGCAGGCGGAACTGGCGCTGTTGCAGGATAAATGGAACAAGGAGACCGGCGCGATCAATAGCTGGAACACGGTGGTGAGCGCGGAAAGAGCGCTGCGTTTCGCTGTAGACGCGCAAACATTGCAGGAAAAAACTTACCAGGTCAGTTATCAAAAATATCTGCATGGGCTGATTGATTCCCTGGAATTGCAATCAGCCCAGCTAAGCCTGATTCAGGCCCAGCAGGCATCACTCAATGCCCGCATCAATTACCTGCGTGCGCTGGTGAATCTGGACCTGATCATTGGAAATACGCTCAGGACCTGGAAGATAAACGTGAGGTTATAA